One window from the genome of Brachyspira hampsonii encodes:
- the rplR gene encoding 50S ribosomal protein L18, translating to MSLREKIKAQRERRKRSIRIKIEGSSERPRLTVHKSLKYVSAQIIDDSKGITLASASSQEKDLKSGKNVDIAKEIGKILAVRAKEKNINEVVFDRNGYIYHGKIKSLADGAREAGLKF from the coding sequence ATGAGTTTAAGAGAAAAGATTAAAGCTCAACGCGAAAGAAGAAAAAGAAGTATTCGTATAAAAATAGAAGGAAGTTCAGAGCGTCCAAGACTTACAGTTCATAAAAGTCTTAAATATGTATCTGCTCAAATAATAGATGATAGCAAAGGTATAACTTTAGCATCAGCATCTTCTCAGGAAAAAGATTTAAAAAGCGGTAAAAATGTAGATATAGCTAAAGAAATAGGCAAAATTTTAGCCGTAAGAGCAAAAGAAAAAAATATAAATGAAGTTGTATTTGACAGAAACGGATATATATATCATGGAAAAATAAAATCCCTAGCTGACGGTGCTCGTGAAGCAGGATTGAAATTTTAA
- the rplF gene encoding 50S ribosomal protein L6 translates to MSRLANKPIAIPQGVEVKIDGHKVIVKGKRGELTREFFDYIMIELENNSLWVKPPKIESTDEKAIKENRAKYSAQLGLVWKLVSNMIEGVTNGYKKVLQLEGTGYRSNVQGDTITLQLGFSSDVKMKIPEGVKVSVEKDTKIIIEGNDKEQVGELAMNIKKKRPVEPYKGKGVRFEGEHVKYKESKKAAK, encoded by the coding sequence ATGAGTAGATTGGCAAATAAACCTATAGCGATACCTCAAGGTGTTGAAGTTAAGATAGACGGACATAAAGTAATCGTAAAAGGTAAAAGAGGGGAGTTGACAAGAGAGTTTTTTGATTATATAATGATTGAACTCGAAAATAATTCTCTTTGGGTTAAACCTCCTAAAATTGAAAGTACTGACGAGAAAGCTATTAAAGAAAATAGAGCTAAATATTCTGCACAATTAGGTCTAGTGTGGAAGCTAGTTTCTAATATGATAGAAGGCGTTACTAACGGATATAAAAAAGTTCTTCAGTTAGAAGGTACAGGTTATCGTTCTAATGTTCAGGGAGATACTATAACATTGCAATTAGGCTTTTCTAGTGATGTGAAAATGAAAATACCGGAAGGTGTTAAAGTATCAGTAGAAAAAGATACTAAAATAATTATCGAAGGCAATGATAAAGAACAAGTAGGTGAGCTTGCTATGAATATCAAAAAGAAAAGACCTGTTGAACCTTATAAAGGTAAAGGGGTTAGATTTGAAGGCGAGCATGTAAAATATAAAGAAAGTAAAAAAGCTGCTAAGTAA
- the rpsH gene encoding 30S ribosomal protein S8, with translation MSVHDPIADALTIIRNGCRAKKESVAIPFSTKMENILAILKKEGYINDFKKVEVKDKNFFRIEIDLKYYEGSSVIEGIQRVSTPGLRVYTSVDTIPQVKNGFGISVISTSKGVMTDKEARKEKVGGEVLCNVW, from the coding sequence ATGAGTGTACATGATCCAATAGCAGATGCTTTAACTATAATAAGAAATGGTTGTAGAGCAAAAAAAGAGTCTGTTGCTATACCTTTTTCTACAAAAATGGAAAATATACTTGCAATTTTAAAGAAAGAAGGTTATATTAATGACTTCAAAAAAGTAGAAGTAAAAGATAAAAATTTCTTCCGCATAGAAATAGATTTGAAATATTATGAGGGAAGTTCAGTAATAGAAGGAATTCAAAGAGTATCAACTCCGGGTTTAAGAGTTTATACATCAGTAGATACTATACCTCAAGTAAAAAATGGTTTCGGTATATCTGTAATATCTACAAGCAAAGGTGTAATGACAGATAAAGAGGCTAGAAAAGAAAAAGTCGGCGGCGAAGTTTTATGCAACGTTTGGTAA
- a CDS encoding type Z 30S ribosomal protein S14: protein MARLALKVKATKKQKYKTRQYNRCPICGRPRAYIRQYKMCRICFRDLANKGLIPGVTKSSW, encoded by the coding sequence ATGGCTAGATTGGCACTTAAAGTTAAAGCTACAAAAAAACAAAAATATAAAACAAGACAATATAACAGATGCCCAATATGCGGCAGACCTCGTGCTTATATAAGACAGTACAAGATGTGCAGAATATGTTTTAGAGATTTAGCAAATAAAGGTTTGATACCGGGCGTAACTAAGTCTAGTTGGTAA
- the rplE gene encoding 50S ribosomal protein L5, producing MSVLKDRYEKEIKQSLLKDMNLSSTMAIPKIEKIIINMGVTQAVTDKKYVDSAVEELSQIAGQRAVVTRAKKSIANFKLRQGMPIGCRVTLRGERMYDFLERLIFIALPRVRDFQGIPRRGFDGNGNYNLGIKEHTIFPEISFDKTDAVKGLNITIVTTADNDDMARTLLERVGLPFRAAPKSQENK from the coding sequence ATGTCAGTATTGAAAGATAGGTATGAAAAAGAAATTAAACAGTCTCTTCTAAAAGATATGAATTTAAGCTCTACTATGGCTATCCCTAAAATAGAGAAAATTATAATCAATATGGGAGTAACTCAGGCTGTAACAGACAAAAAATATGTTGATTCTGCTGTAGAAGAACTAAGCCAAATAGCAGGACAAAGAGCTGTTGTAACAAGAGCTAAAAAGTCTATAGCTAACTTCAAATTAAGACAAGGAATGCCTATAGGCTGCAGAGTAACTTTAAGAGGCGAGAGAATGTATGACTTCTTAGAGAGATTAATATTCATAGCATTACCAAGAGTAAGAGACTTCCAAGGTATTCCTAGAAGAGGTTTCGATGGTAATGGTAACTATAACTTAGGAATAAAAGAACATACTATATTCCCAGAGATAAGTTTTGATAAAACAGATGCCGTAAAAGGCTTAAATATAACAATAGTAACTACTGCAGATAATGACGATATGGCACGCACTTTATTAGAAAGAGTAGGTTTGCCATTTCGTGCAGCACCTAAAAGTCAGGAGAATAAATAA
- the rplX gene encoding 50S ribosomal protein L24 has translation MIKKQDLSKTKYKVKKGDTVEVISGEQSGERGEVLSIDRTRGRVLVKNINMVKKTMPKSQENQKGGIVEKEASIHISNVMVVNKAGKATRVGRKEVDGKLKRYAKKLGEVLDK, from the coding sequence ATGATAAAGAAACAAGATTTAAGTAAGACAAAATACAAAGTAAAAAAAGGCGATACTGTTGAGGTAATATCTGGAGAGCAAAGCGGAGAACGCGGAGAGGTATTGTCTATAGATAGAACAAGAGGCAGAGTTTTAGTAAAAAATATCAATATGGTTAAAAAAACTATGCCTAAAAGCCAGGAGAATCAAAAAGGCGGTATAGTTGAAAAAGAAGCTTCAATACATATATCCAATGTAATGGTAGTAAACAAAGCTGGAAAAGCTACTAGAGTTGGAAGAAAAGAAGTAGATGGTAAACTAAAAAGATATGCCAAAAAATTGGGCGAAGTTCTTGATAAGTAA
- the rplN gene encoding 50S ribosomal protein L14 — MIQVPSTLNVADNTGVKKLKCIKVLGGSRRRYATLGDVIICSVTDIIPTCSIEKGKVVKAVIVRVKKEVRRPDGSYIRFDENAAVIVDDKKEPRGKRIFGPVARELRDRGFMKIVSLAPEVI; from the coding sequence ATGATACAAGTACCAAGCACTCTTAATGTAGCTGATAATACAGGCGTAAAGAAGTTAAAATGTATTAAGGTATTAGGCGGAAGCAGACGCAGATATGCTACTTTAGGTGATGTAATTATCTGTTCTGTAACAGATATAATACCTACTTGCTCTATAGAAAAAGGTAAAGTAGTAAAAGCTGTAATAGTAAGAGTAAAAAAAGAAGTTAGACGCCCTGACGGTTCATATATTCGTTTTGACGAGAATGCTGCTGTTATAGTAGATGATAAAAAAGAGCCACGCGGTAAACGTATATTCGGACCGGTAGCTCGTGAACTAAGAGACAGAGGCTTTATGAAGATAGTATCACTTGCACCAGAGGTAATATAA
- the rpsQ gene encoding 30S ribosomal protein S17 translates to MESKAKKYKRVLEGIVVSDKMDKTIVVKVESKQKHPLYGKTISKNKRYKAHDEKNECHEGDLVRVIECRPLSKDKKFRLTKIIKKAERIDKDSIDSDVESVLKREKHAPEAAVSSQVEGE, encoded by the coding sequence GTGGAAAGCAAAGCAAAAAAATATAAAAGAGTACTTGAGGGAATTGTAGTTTCTGATAAAATGGATAAAACTATAGTTGTAAAAGTAGAAAGCAAGCAGAAACACCCGCTTTATGGTAAAACTATTAGTAAAAATAAAAGATATAAAGCTCATGATGAAAAAAATGAATGTCATGAAGGCGATTTAGTAAGAGTGATAGAGTGCAGACCTCTTAGTAAAGATAAAAAATTCAGATTAACAAAAATAATCAAGAAAGCAGAGCGTATAGATAAAGATTCTATAGACAGCGATGTAGAAAGCGTATTAAAACGTGAAAAACATGCTCCTGAAGCAGCAGTTTCTTCACAGGTTGAAGGAGAGTAA
- the rpmC gene encoding 50S ribosomal protein L29 — MAKDKKDYKSLGLEELKGELLKLEKEYQEHRFEKVVGDARQTHQLKKARKDIARVKTFIRQHELGIKK, encoded by the coding sequence ATGGCTAAGGATAAAAAAGATTATAAGTCATTAGGTTTAGAAGAGCTTAAAGGTGAACTTCTAAAATTAGAAAAAGAATATCAAGAGCATAGATTTGAAAAAGTAGTTGGTGATGCAAGACAAACACATCAGCTTAAAAAAGCTCGTAAAGATATAGCTAGAGTTAAGACATTTATTCGTCAGCATGAACTTGGCATAAAAAAATAG
- the rplP gene encoding 50S ribosomal protein L16 has protein sequence MLQPSRMKYRKHHRGRMKGKSKRGSNLTFGDYGLMALEPVWLTDRQIEAARIAISRHVKRVGKMWIKVFPDKPYTKKPAETRMGKGKGNVEYWVAVVKPGKVIFEISGVPEELAQSAFRLAGFKLPIKTKFIKREAI, from the coding sequence ATGTTACAACCATCAAGAATGAAATATCGTAAACATCATAGAGGCAGAATGAAAGGCAAATCAAAGAGAGGAAGTAATTTAACTTTCGGAGATTATGGCTTAATGGCATTAGAACCTGTATGGCTTACAGATAGACAAATTGAGGCTGCGCGTATTGCTATATCAAGACATGTTAAACGTGTAGGTAAAATGTGGATAAAAGTATTTCCAGATAAGCCTTATACTAAAAAACCTGCTGAAACTAGAATGGGTAAAGGTAAAGGTAATGTTGAATATTGGGTAGCTGTAGTTAAACCTGGAAAAGTAATATTTGAAATATCAGGTGTTCCAGAAGAATTAGCACAATCAGCTTTCAGACTAGCTGGTTTCAAGCTCCCTATAAAAACTAAGTTCATTAAGAGGGAGGCTATATAA
- the rpsC gene encoding 30S ribosomal protein S3 produces the protein MGQKVSPIGLRLGINKTWSSKWFEDSRTYADSLHEDLSIRRYIMNYYYKTLKEEQKKIGGKKESFDPAISDIQIVRFPDRINIFISTARAGVVIGPKGQRVETVKTTVQKMVKKPVHFSITEIRDAELDATLAAQNVARQLEMRVAFRRAMKSVITQAMKKGAKGIKVMCSGRLAGADIARTEQYKNGSVPLHTLRANIDYGTAEALTTFGIIGIKVWIYKGEILDKKEHKQDDAGKVISAKGDR, from the coding sequence ATGGGTCAAAAGGTTAGTCCAATAGGCTTAAGACTCGGAATTAACAAAACTTGGTCTAGTAAATGGTTTGAAGATAGCAGAACTTATGCAGATAGTTTGCATGAAGATTTATCTATCAGACGCTATATAATGAACTACTATTATAAAACATTAAAAGAAGAACAAAAGAAAATAGGCGGAAAAAAAGAGTCTTTTGACCCTGCTATATCTGATATACAAATAGTTCGTTTCCCAGATAGAATCAATATTTTCATCTCTACTGCAAGAGCAGGCGTTGTAATAGGACCTAAAGGTCAGAGAGTTGAAACTGTAAAAACAACTGTTCAGAAAATGGTTAAAAAACCGGTTCATTTCTCTATTACGGAAATCAGAGATGCAGAGTTAGATGCTACTTTAGCAGCACAGAATGTAGCTCGTCAATTAGAAATGCGTGTTGCTTTCAGAAGAGCTATGAAAAGCGTTATAACTCAGGCTATGAAAAAAGGTGCTAAAGGTATAAAAGTTATGTGTTCTGGTCGTTTAGCAGGAGCTGATATTGCTAGAACAGAACAATACAAAAATGGTTCAGTACCATTACATACATTGAGAGCTAATATAGATTACGGCACTGCAGAAGCACTTACTACATTCGGTATTATCGGAATAAAAGTGTGGATCTATAAGGGAGAAATTCTTGATAAAAAAGAACATAAACAAGATGATGCAGGTAAAGTTATCAGTGCCAAAGGAGATAGATAA
- the rplV gene encoding 50S ribosomal protein L22 → MDYKVKVRYLRIGRRKVARLLPFVKGEYVNHAISNLATMPQMSSVVLRKAIKSGIANAIFQSRNINPDTLWVKTAYVDKAPTLKRIRAASRGSADPILKRLSHITIILSDDKKPEKKKLKAKSAKTEEAPKAAEV, encoded by the coding sequence ATGGATTATAAAGTAAAGGTACGTTATTTACGCATTGGCCGCAGAAAAGTAGCAAGACTTCTTCCTTTCGTTAAAGGAGAGTATGTTAATCATGCTATATCTAATCTAGCAACAATGCCACAGATGTCATCAGTAGTTCTAAGAAAGGCTATTAAAAGCGGAATAGCTAATGCTATATTCCAATCAAGAAATATCAATCCGGATACATTATGGGTAAAAACTGCTTATGTAGATAAAGCACCTACTCTAAAAAGAATACGTGCAGCAAGCAGAGGCAGTGCAGATCCAATATTAAAAAGACTTTCACATATTACTATAATTTTAAGTGATGATAAAAAACCTGAAAAGAAAAAATTAAAAGCTAAAAGTGCTAAAACAGAAGAAGCACCTAAAGCAGCGGAGGTATAA